In one Lolium rigidum isolate FL_2022 chromosome 3, APGP_CSIRO_Lrig_0.1, whole genome shotgun sequence genomic region, the following are encoded:
- the LOC124704741 gene encoding histone H2B.3-like, with amino-acid sequence MAPKRRGRKVVSSVVKTKVVKETVEVATTILPDSDSLPADTQPEPEVVDVHGSTTVHVVEVTTPDGEAPAAKKSKKGGQGQDASPKSPEPPVVEPVSVQSQETQEDPYAYKDQPEQRTTEKPQIEKKPAAEGPETPRQKKPKPGRKSTALKEDGSKDGRGRRRRGSRPEMGYKRFVYRVLKQVHPDLGASGKTMEILDMMMADMFERLAEEAARLVKHAGRATLTSREVQNAVRLVLPGELAGHAISEGTKAVTKYMSRD; translated from the coding sequence atggccccgaagcgacgcggACGCAAGGTGGTGAGCTCCGTGGTGAAGACGAAGGTGGTGAAGGAGACTGTCGAGGTCGCCACTACCATCCTTCCTGACTCCGACTCCCTACCGGCCGACACCCAGCCGGAGCCGGAGGTCGTCGACGTCCACGGCTCCACCACCGTCCACGTGGTGGAGGTCACCACCCCCGACGGAGAGGCCCCTGCGGCCAAGAAGTCCAAGAAGGGCGGGCAGGGGCAAGACGCCAGCCCCAAGTCGCCGGAGCCGCCGGTGGTGGAGCCGGTGTCCGTGCAGAGCCAGGAGACGCAGGAGGACCCCTACGCCTACAAGGACCAGCCCGAGCAGAGGACAACCGAGAAGCCACAGATTGAGAAGAAGCCCGCGGCCGAGGGTCCAGAGACGCCTAGGCAGAAGAAGCCCAAGCCGGGCAGAAAATCGACGGCGCTGAAGGAGGACGGATCCAAGGACGGCCGCGGGCGTCGTCGGCGCGGGAGCCGGCCAGAGATGGGGTACAAGAGGTTCGTGTACAGGGTGCTGAAGCAGGTGCACCCGGACCTGGGCGCGTCCGGGAAGACCATGGAGATTCTGGACATGATGATGGCCGACATGTTCGAGCGCCTCgccgaggaggcggcgcggctggtCAAGCACGCGGGCCGCGCCACGCTCACCTCCCGCGAGGTGCAGAACGCAGTGAGGCTCGTTCTGCCAGGGGAGCTAGCCGGGCACGCCATCTCCGAGGGGACCAAGGCCGTCACCAAATACATGTCACGCGACTGA